Proteins co-encoded in one Chitinophagales bacterium genomic window:
- a CDS encoding FGGY family carbohydrate kinase, with translation MYLIGYDIGSDTVKAALIDVNSHEVVGVTQYPEQDMDIIARQKGWAEQQPELWWRNVCLATKKLLATYHILAGDIEGIGIAYQMHGLVLIDRDLQVLRPAIIWCDSRAVSIGSQAFVDIGEEYCLHNYLNSPGNFTASKLKWVKDNEPTIYQKIYKILLPGDFIAMKLTGNVSTTISGLSEGVLWNFKEKNIAEKLLQYFEIDPELLPNILPTFYETGKITPSAAEQTGLAVGTPVTYRAGDQPNNAVSLNVLQGGEVAAISGTSGVVYGIVDQPLYDAQSRVNAFAHVNYENNFDRIGVLLCINGAGMQYSWVKHQIARGQTTYADMERMVSSVPVGSEGICILPFGNGAERIFNNRNLESHIYNLEFNRHTRAHVYRASLEGIAFTFVYGINMLKELGLEVDVIRVGNDNMFQSSVFSSTIATLLGTPIEVVDTNGAIGAARASGVGSGTYASLQEALKSIKASKIYEPNLNYASCSQAYNFWFASLNKVLNGLGSGAAFTKDLKLQNDNLKKELNSKNKVLSTQSLQLESQIKLIDELEDALRGLKKEVKSIEVRKKVNALIHHISNNKADSSTIEEYANLLNNDFIQRLKVQFPQLSFEELKMSLLLQMKLSTKEIASRLNLSTRGAETKRYRLRKKFDLDKRGSFDEFFRQI, from the coding sequence ATGTACTTAATAGGCTATGATATAGGCAGTGACACTGTCAAAGCGGCGTTGATAGATGTAAACAGCCACGAAGTAGTGGGTGTGACCCAATATCCTGAGCAAGATATGGATATTATTGCCCGTCAAAAAGGCTGGGCAGAACAGCAGCCCGAACTTTGGTGGCGCAATGTCTGCTTGGCTACTAAGAAATTATTGGCGACTTACCATATTCTTGCGGGCGATATTGAAGGGATTGGAATTGCCTATCAAATGCACGGTTTGGTATTGATAGACCGTGACCTTCAAGTGCTTCGACCAGCTATCATTTGGTGCGATAGCCGAGCGGTGTCTATTGGTTCACAAGCTTTTGTAGATATCGGAGAAGAATATTGTCTTCACAATTACCTCAACTCTCCCGGCAATTTTACGGCATCTAAATTGAAGTGGGTCAAGGACAATGAACCGACTATTTACCAAAAAATTTATAAGATTCTATTGCCAGGAGATTTTATCGCCATGAAATTGACGGGTAATGTTAGTACCACTATTTCGGGGCTTTCAGAAGGGGTACTTTGGAACTTCAAAGAGAAAAATATTGCAGAGAAGCTACTGCAATATTTTGAAATAGACCCAGAATTGCTCCCCAACATCTTACCTACTTTTTACGAAACGGGCAAAATCACTCCATCAGCAGCCGAACAAACAGGATTGGCAGTAGGCACTCCAGTCACTTACCGTGCGGGCGATCAACCCAACAATGCAGTGTCTTTGAATGTCTTGCAAGGTGGTGAAGTGGCTGCTATTAGTGGTACTTCGGGAGTAGTGTATGGGATTGTTGACCAACCTTTATACGATGCACAATCCAGAGTCAATGCTTTTGCTCATGTCAATTATGAAAACAATTTTGATAGAATCGGAGTGCTGCTTTGTATCAATGGGGCGGGAATGCAATACAGTTGGGTGAAGCATCAAATAGCAAGAGGACAAACGACTTATGCCGATATGGAACGCATGGTGTCGAGTGTGCCAGTAGGTTCAGAGGGTATTTGTATTCTGCCTTTTGGGAATGGTGCAGAACGGATTTTCAACAACCGCAACCTTGAATCCCATATCTATAACCTCGAATTCAATCGGCATACACGAGCACACGTTTACCGAGCATCTTTAGAAGGTATTGCTTTCACCTTTGTTTATGGAATCAATATGCTCAAAGAATTGGGTTTGGAAGTTGATGTCATTCGAGTTGGCAATGACAACATGTTTCAGTCTTCGGTTTTTTCTTCCACCATTGCCACACTTTTGGGGACACCGATTGAAGTAGTTGATACCAACGGTGCAATCGGAGCAGCGAGGGCTTCGGGTGTTGGTAGTGGCACTTATGCTTCTTTGCAAGAAGCATTGAAGAGTATCAAAGCAAGCAAAATATATGAACCCAATTTGAATTATGCAAGTTGCTCACAGGCTTACAATTTTTGGTTTGCTTCGCTAAATAAAGTATTGAATGGACTGGGAAGTGGTGCCGCTTTTACAAAGGATTTGAAACTTCAAAATGACAACTTGAAGAAAGAACTCAATAGCAAAAATAAAGTTTTGTCAACCCAATCCCTTCAATTGGAGTCACAAATAAAACTGATTGACGAATTGGAAGATGCTCTAAGGGGGTTGAAAAAAGAAGTGAAGTCTATTGAAGTCCGAAAAAAGGTCAATGCTTTGATTCACCATATTTCTAACAATAAAGCAGATTCTAGCACTATTGAAGAATACGCCAACTTACTCAACAACGATTTTATTCAACGCCTCAAAGTACAGTTTCCGCAACTGTCTTTTGAAGAATTGAAGATGAGTTTACTCCTGCAAATGAAGCTTTCTACCAAAGAAATCGCCTCTCGGTTGAATCTTTCTACCAGAGGTGCAGAAACCAAAAGATACCGCCTGAGGAAAAAATTTGACTTAGATAAACGAGGTAGTTTTGATGAATTTTTTAGGCAGATTTGA
- the xylA gene encoding xylose isomerase, whose product MSLHLTLGEKEYFPNIGKIAFEGKKSDNPLAFKYYDENQVVAGKTMKEHFKFAVAYWHTLCNVGGDPFGPGTKLFPWLTANDPIQQAKEKMDAAFEIITKLGIPYYCFHDVDLIDEPDSLSEFQSRLETITDYAKEKQATSGVKLLWGTANLFSNPRYMNGAATNPDFHTLAYAGAQVKNALDATIKLGGENYVFWGGREGYMSLLNTDMKRELDHLATFLHASKDYARKNGFTGTFFIEPKPMEPSKHQYDFDAATCIAFLREYDLMADFKLNIEVNHATLAQHTFQHELQVSANAGLLGSMDANRGDYQNGWDTDQFPNNVMELTEAMLVVLESGGLQGGGVNFDAKTRRNSTDLEDIFYAHIGGMDCFARALLAADDILQNSPYRKMRANRYASFDSGNGKAFENGELSLEDLATIAARHGEPTQISGRQELYENIVNQYV is encoded by the coding sequence ATGAGTTTACATTTGACCCTTGGAGAGAAAGAATATTTTCCCAATATCGGCAAAATCGCTTTTGAAGGAAAAAAATCAGACAATCCGCTTGCCTTCAAATATTATGATGAAAATCAAGTAGTAGCGGGGAAAACGATGAAGGAACACTTCAAGTTTGCGGTAGCTTATTGGCATACACTCTGTAATGTGGGAGGTGACCCATTTGGTCCTGGAACAAAATTGTTTCCGTGGCTAACGGCAAATGACCCGATTCAGCAAGCAAAAGAAAAAATGGATGCTGCTTTTGAAATTATAACCAAGTTGGGGATTCCTTACTATTGTTTCCACGATGTAGATTTGATAGATGAGCCAGATAGTTTGAGTGAATTTCAAAGCAGGTTGGAAACCATCACGGACTATGCCAAAGAAAAACAAGCAACTTCGGGGGTGAAATTATTGTGGGGAACGGCAAACCTATTTTCCAATCCTCGTTATATGAACGGGGCTGCAACGAATCCCGATTTTCACACTTTAGCGTATGCAGGAGCGCAAGTCAAAAATGCACTGGATGCGACCATCAAATTGGGTGGTGAAAACTATGTATTTTGGGGAGGACGAGAAGGTTATATGTCCCTATTGAATACGGATATGAAGCGAGAATTGGATCATTTGGCTACTTTTTTACATGCTTCCAAAGACTATGCACGCAAAAATGGCTTCACAGGTACTTTTTTCATCGAACCCAAACCGATGGAGCCTTCTAAACATCAATACGATTTTGACGCTGCAACTTGTATTGCCTTTCTACGTGAGTACGATTTGATGGCGGACTTCAAATTAAACATTGAAGTAAATCACGCTACTTTGGCACAACATACTTTCCAACACGAACTGCAAGTGTCTGCAAATGCAGGACTTTTGGGTAGTATGGATGCGAATAGAGGTGACTATCAAAATGGTTGGGATACGGATCAATTTCCAAACAATGTGATGGAATTGACCGAAGCCATGTTGGTTGTTTTGGAGTCGGGTGGGCTGCAAGGTGGAGGCGTGAATTTTGATGCCAAAACCCGCCGAAATTCTACCGATTTGGAAGATATTTTCTATGCACACATTGGTGGAATGGATTGTTTTGCAAGGGCTCTATTGGCAGCAGACGATATTCTTCAAAACTCTCCTTACCGAAAAATGCGGGCGAATCGCTATGCTTCTTTTGATAGCGGCAATGGAAAAGCCTTTGAAAATGGAGAATTGAGTTTGGAAGATTTGGCCACGATTGCTGCACGACACGGTGAACCTACTCAAATTAGTGGCCGCCAAGAATTGTACGAAAATATTGTGAATCAGTATGTTTGA